In the genome of Candidatus Methylacidiphilales bacterium, the window AGGGGTCCCCGTATTGTTCGGATTCCTCATCGCCGTTTCGGTTGTCTTCTTTTTCCATCCGGAATACACAACGCGGTGGCTGCCCGTGTTGGTCACGGTGGTTTTGATGTTTGGCCTGGGTTTTTGGGATGATCTGCGCCCGCTGGGGGCGCGTCTGAAATTGTTCTGCCAGATATTGATCGCGGTGTTGGCCTACTGTCTCGGCCTGAGTATTGAGTCGGTCACCTATCCGGGATCGGGGGTGAGTGTGAATCTGGGGGCGCTCGGCTTTTGGGTGTCGATCTTCTGGCTGATCAGTGTGCCCAACATTGTCAATCTGATTGACGGGGTGGATGGCTTGGCCGCCGGACTGGGCGCCTTGTTGCTCTGTACCCTGGGCTATGTCGGCTGGTCGATGGGGCAAACGGACGTGTCCTGGGTCAGTTTTTCCCTGGTCGGTGTGTTATTGGGTTTTTTGTGTTTCAATTTCCCGCCCGCCCGCATTTTCCTGGGCGATGGGGGTGCGTATCTGATTGGCAGTGCCGTGGCCTGTCTCTCGCTGGTGAGTGCCAACAAGGGGGCCGTGGCCGCGGTCATCCTGGTCATGATGGTGGCCCTGGGGCTGCCGATCATGGATACGTTGTTTGCCCTGGTCCGTCGGGCCTTCCGGGGGTTCCCTTTGTTCCACGCCGATGCGGAACACATCCACCACCGCTTGCAGCGGTTGGGCCTTTCCGAGCGGAGGGTGGTCCTCGGGCTTTACCTTGTTTCCGCCATTTTCAGCATGGTGGCGCTGAGCGTGCTTTGGTCGCAGGGACGGACCCTGCCCATCGTGCTGGGCATGCTATTTCTGGCCATGGTGCTGATGGTCCGCTACCTGGGTTACATCTGGAGTTGGGCCGACCTGGCCTCGCAGGTCCGTCGTTCGATCGAGCGGCGCCGCGAGGTGCGTTACGCCCTGCTCCAGGCCAGTTTGATGGAACTGGAAGTGGAGCGGTGCCAGAGTTTGGCGGAATTCCGCGTGGTGATGATCCAGGCCCTGCGACGGGTGGGTTTTGTCCTGGATGAGCATATCAACCAGGACCGCTACCTCAATGTCACCCTTTATTTTGTCCATGAGGAGTCGCTGGTGTTGCAGGCCCCGAACGATCTGCGCGACAGCGAGCATTGGAGGCGTCTGGCGGAGTGTTTCCGCCGTCCCTACATGATGGCCCTCAAGCGCTGGCAGGATTGATATGGGGCGGACGCGACTGTGCGTTTTGGCCGGGATTCCGGTTTTGGCGGTTGCGCTGGGTGGCGGGACAAGCCCGCTAGGGCAGGGGGTGGTGTTTATCTTGATGGGATTGGCGATGGTCTTTTGGGAGCCCCGTTCGGCGCCCCGCCCGTTTCTCCTCTGGGCGTCCATCGCGCTCGTCCTGTGGTGTGCCATCCCGTTCCTGCCTGCGGGTTGGTTGTCTTCGCCCGCTTGGCGACACGATCTGGAAGCGGTTTTGGGCCATGCCCTTGCCCCAACCCACACGGCGCAACCCTGGTTGACCCTGGGTGCATGGCTCACTTTGGGCTCGGTCGTGGCATGGGTGGTTTGGTTGGACGCCCAGGACCTGGGTGACCAAGAGCGCACAGGGGTGTTGAAGATCTATCTGCTGGGTTTTGCCGGAGTGGCGCTGGCCGGCTTGATTTGTCAAATTGCCGGGGTCCGGCCTCCGCTCTGGGAGGGCATACAACCGGGTCCATTCCCCAACCGCAACCAGAGTGCGAACGTCCTGGCGCTGGCCGGGGTTGCGGCGTTGGCGCTGGGCATGCGCCAGTTGCACCATGGAAGGCGGCATGGATGGATTTGGCTGGGTGCGGTCGGCTTTTTTCTCGGGCTGCTCCTGCTTCTGGGATCCCGTGCCGGTTTCATCCTCTTCTTTTGCGGCGCGGCTGCCTGGTTGGGCTGGGAATTTGTCGGATCGCGCAAAAAAAACCACGTCGTGGCCGGCGTGGTTCTGTCGCTTTTTTTGCTCGCGGCCACACTCTTCATTGGCGGCGAAACAGTGGACCGGCTGCTGCATGCGGCCCGGGATCAGACGACCTGGCAGAAGGAATCGAGACTCCTTCTCCAGCATGACGCGCTGGACATGGTGCGGGACCAGCCGGTGTTGGGATTGGGACTGGGCAATTTTGACGGGGTTTTCGGCCTCTACCGGGACCGTTACCAGAACTACAGCCGCCCCATCCACCCGGAAAGTGACTGGGTTTGGTGGATGGCGGAAACCGGGGTTCCGGGAGCGGTGTTGTTGATCGTCCTGGCTGGGTGGCTGCTCCGAGTGTCCTGGCCCGGGGCGGTGGAGAATGATCGGCGACTGCGTCGTGCCGCGATCGTGGTCCTGCTGCTTTTCATGGTCCATGCGGCGGTGGACGTTCCGGCCCACCGATTAGGTTCCATCTTGGCGGTGCTGTTTTTTCTCCCTCTTGCGCTCCCGGCCAAGTCAGGGTCCATTCCGGCGATTCGTGTGCGCGCGGGCTTCATGCTGGCTGGGGTGACCGTGGCGGTCTGGGGCTTCCTTCTGGCCGGCATGTCCCTGGGATGGTTCGATCTGCCGGGGCAGGTCCGGCGCGAACGCCTGATGTCGGAGGCGGAAGCCCATGATCAGGCCTCCCGCCATGCCGAGGCGTTGGAATGCGCACTGGAGGGCCAGAAAATGGCACCACTGGACTGGCGTTTATACCGTCAGGAGGGCTTTTCCCGCCTGGGACTTAACCAGGGCGGAGAACTGGCCAGACGGGCCTTCCGGTTGGTCAGGGCACTTGAGCCTGACAGCCCGTTTGTGCAATACCAAATTGGTGTCGCCTGGTTGGGCCGTGATCCCGCCCAGGTGATCGCGGCCTGGGATGAGGCGCTGAAACGCAGGAGCCAACAACGCACCAGTTTTTATTTGGAAATGCTCGGGGCTTCAGGCCGTGACCCCCGGGTGAGGCCCCTGTTGGACCGCATGGCTGCGGACTATCCCGAGTTGGATATCTTCAATCTCGCACGGGCGCGCGCGGAAGACTTTGAAGGGCACTTAGAGCGGATTTTGGCGCATGCCCCCTCCTATTACAAACTGCCGCCGGATGGCATGGATTCGTTTTTTGAGGCCTGGCGGGAACGGCGGGGAAATCTCCGTTTCATCCAGGAAATCTGTGCCCGTCCGGACTGGATGAACGCCGGCTGGTGGACCTTGGCCCGGGCCCACGTGGCCCTCAAGCAGCCGCACCGTGCCATGGAATTGGCCAAGCAAAACCTCATCCCTCCGGTGCTGCCACGGCTCGATTTGGACGAAGACAAGGCCCGCGAAATCCTTCGCAAACATCCCGATGACGTGCCGGCCGGACTGGCCCTTTATGAATGGGCCCTGCGATCCGGTGATGGCCCGACCGCACGCAAGCGTTTGGATGTGCTGCTGGGCCTGAAAGACAAGCCGGTCTACCTCCACTACCTGGATGCCATGTTGTGCATGAAAGAAGGACGCGATGCCGCGGGATGGGAAGCCCTGGAGCGTTTCCGCCAAGCCAGCGCGCAGCAGCCTTGAACGGGGCTGCCGCCATCAGGGGCTTCCATCCATTTGCAGCCGCCGGATGGGTTTCCGATAGATAGTCGTGCGTCCGGCCAGTAATCCTTCCGGGAATCCCGGCACGTCGAATACGGCATCCCACATGCGCTCAAACGCATGGGCGGCATCGTTCCGGGCCCGTGACGCCGCCTCCGCGCGTAGGTAAAAATCGTGCGGGCGACGATGGATGGTGCTGCGTGTGACGGCAAACTGGGCCCCGCAGGCGAAGGTGAATGTTTCCGGGCAGGGCCGGTCGAAAACCGCAGACCAGGTGTCCGCCATGTCGAGCGGGGTCCGCTCCGCGTTCTTCGACCATCTTTGGTACAGGCGTGATCCGGTGGCATCGTCGGTATCGATGATGTGCCCCAGCCATTCGAAGCCGGGAGGATCGGCCAATCCCTCGCGCGCCAAGCGGGCCAGCGAGTCGTGGAAATCAAAGGCGTGATCGAAGGGGCGGCCCTGGCAGAAGATGGTTGTCTCCGGGAGTTCGTGGTAATGACTAACAATATGAAATAAGTAGGACTGTGCTTCCCGGCCGTGATTGGGCAGTGGGATTTCCGAGGTCCGTTCACGGGCCGTCCCCTTGTTGTAAACAAAGGACCTGATCCCCCGGGGGATGTTGCGCAGCCATCCGGTGTCTTCGTTGTGGCGGGCGACGACAAGATCCACGGTCATGGTGCCAATCTACAGTGCCGGGTGGGCCCGATGCAAAAACTCCGTGTGCCCGAGATTGTTTGTGCTTGAATGGGCAGCGGATGAACATGGAGATTCAGGTCAGGAATTACCGCTGTTTCAACGAGGCCCATCCGGCCGTTCTCCGCATCCACCGGGGCACCACCGCGCTCATTGGTGCCAACAACGCCGGCAAATCCACCCTCCTGCGTTTGTTTTATGAACTCCGCCCGCTTTTCGCCAAATTGGCCGAGTCCCCGGCGGTTTGGGCCGCGCTCCTCAACGAGTCGATTCCCCTTCCTCAACCGCTGGAAGTGGAGGATCGCGAAGCCATCCTTCACCGGCATGCCAGGGGTGACCTGGTCCTGAATATTCGTGTTCTGGATTGTGACCTG includes:
- a CDS encoding MraY family glycosyltransferase gives rise to the protein MIIAAILGLVGILVALLVTPWVIHLGEKGWGLDRPDNYRKKHRQPVSRLGGVPVLFGFLIAVSVVFFFHPEYTTRWLPVLVTVVLMFGLGFWDDLRPLGARLKLFCQILIAVLAYCLGLSIESVTYPGSGVSVNLGALGFWVSIFWLISVPNIVNLIDGVDGLAAGLGALLLCTLGYVGWSMGQTDVSWVSFSLVGVLLGFLCFNFPPARIFLGDGGAYLIGSAVACLSLVSANKGAVAAVILVMMVALGLPIMDTLFALVRRAFRGFPLFHADAEHIHHRLQRLGLSERRVVLGLYLVSAIFSMVALSVLWSQGRTLPIVLGMLFLAMVLMVRYLGYIWSWADLASQVRRSIERRREVRYALLQASLMELEVERCQSLAEFRVVMIQALRRVGFVLDEHINQDRYLNVTLYFVHEESLVLQAPNDLRDSEHWRRLAECFRRPYMMALKRWQD
- a CDS encoding O-antigen ligase family protein is translated as MFILMGLAMVFWEPRSAPRPFLLWASIALVLWCAIPFLPAGWLSSPAWRHDLEAVLGHALAPTHTAQPWLTLGAWLTLGSVVAWVVWLDAQDLGDQERTGVLKIYLLGFAGVALAGLICQIAGVRPPLWEGIQPGPFPNRNQSANVLALAGVAALALGMRQLHHGRRHGWIWLGAVGFFLGLLLLLGSRAGFILFFCGAAAWLGWEFVGSRKKNHVVAGVVLSLFLLAATLFIGGETVDRLLHAARDQTTWQKESRLLLQHDALDMVRDQPVLGLGLGNFDGVFGLYRDRYQNYSRPIHPESDWVWWMAETGVPGAVLLIVLAGWLLRVSWPGAVENDRRLRRAAIVVLLLFMVHAAVDVPAHRLGSILAVLFFLPLALPAKSGSIPAIRVRAGFMLAGVTVAVWGFLLAGMSLGWFDLPGQVRRERLMSEAEAHDQASRHAEALECALEGQKMAPLDWRLYRQEGFSRLGLNQGGELARRAFRLVRALEPDSPFVQYQIGVAWLGRDPAQVIAAWDEALKRRSQQRTSFYLEMLGASGRDPRVRPLLDRMAADYPELDIFNLARARAEDFEGHLERILAHAPSYYKLPPDGMDSFFEAWRERRGNLRFIQEICARPDWMNAGWWTLARAHVALKQPHRAMELAKQNLIPPVLPRLDLDEDKAREILRKHPDDVPAGLALYEWALRSGDGPTARKRLDVLLGLKDKPVYLHYLDAMLCMKEGRDAAGWEALERFRQASAQQP
- a CDS encoding DUF3431 domain-containing protein, whose product is MTVDLVVARHNEDTGWLRNIPRGIRSFVYNKGTARERTSEIPLPNHGREAQSYLFHIVSHYHELPETTIFCQGRPFDHAFDFHDSLARLAREGLADPPGFEWLGHIIDTDDATGSRLYQRWSKNAERTPLDMADTWSAVFDRPCPETFTFACGAQFAVTRSTIHRRPHDFYLRAEAASRARNDAAHAFERMWDAVFDVPGFPEGLLAGRTTIYRKPIRRLQMDGSP